Proteins encoded together in one Deltaproteobacteria bacterium window:
- a CDS encoding nitroreductase family protein: MDFKTLLINRRSIRDFQEKDVPLSVIKEILHDTCLAPTARNLQPCRFIIIQNREIIKKLSDESKKNILSDILQNPASPMKQLESRFRDESFNVFYNAPCLVIFIGSRDASFLDVNCALTVAYFMFSATSRGLGTCWIGSGGNIRDRKILNEIGVPEDCRIVAPVVIGYPTTVPPASERHAPDIIKVL; encoded by the coding sequence ATGGACTTCAAGACATTATTAATAAACAGGCGATCCATTCGAGACTTTCAAGAGAAGGATGTACCCTTATCAGTCATCAAAGAAATCCTTCACGACACCTGTCTTGCTCCAACTGCAAGGAATCTCCAACCCTGCCGGTTTATCATCATTCAAAACAGGGAGATCATCAAAAAGCTGTCGGATGAGAGCAAGAAAAACATACTTTCCGATATCCTTCAAAACCCCGCATCACCAATGAAGCAATTAGAATCGCGCTTCCGGGATGAGAGTTTTAATGTTTTTTACAATGCGCCCTGCCTGGTTATTTTCATTGGCTCCAGGGATGCAAGTTTTCTTGATGTAAACTGCGCTTTGACCGTTGCGTATTTTATGTTTTCGGCTACTTCAAGAGGATTGGGCACTTGCTGGATCGGATCGGGTGGAAATATCCGTGACCGTAAAATTCTTAATGAAATTGGCGTTCCCGAAGATTGCCGTATTGTGGCGCCAGTAGTCATCGGTTATCCAACCACTGTTCCTCCTGCATCAGAGAGACACGCCCCCGACATCATAAAGGTACTCTAA
- a CDS encoding HAD family phosphatase has protein sequence MKHKIDVVLFDFGGVIAEEGFRYGLQAIARNNGIDEDVFFNRGRDVIHSCGYVLGKSSENVFWEKLRKVTGIKGNDESLRNEILSRFIIRDWLIDIVKIIRGSKVRVGILSDQTDWLDILNMRDDFFKWFDVVFNSFYLGKSKKDPSIFDDVVNILGTKADRILFVDDDPGNVERAKQKGLNGILFVDKTEFLNEILLISPPA, from the coding sequence ATGAAACACAAAATTGACGTTGTTCTCTTTGACTTCGGCGGCGTCATTGCCGAAGAGGGATTCAGATATGGATTGCAGGCAATTGCCCGGAACAATGGTATTGATGAGGATGTCTTTTTCAATAGAGGACGTGACGTCATTCACTCTTGCGGCTATGTCCTTGGAAAATCCTCTGAGAATGTTTTCTGGGAAAAACTAAGGAAGGTAACCGGAATTAAAGGAAATGATGAATCTTTACGGAACGAGATATTATCAAGATTTATAATCAGGGATTGGTTGATCGACATAGTCAAAATAATCAGGGGTTCAAAAGTTCGCGTGGGGATACTGAGTGATCAGACCGACTGGCTTGACATATTGAATATGAGGGATGATTTCTTTAAATGGTTTGATGTCGTTTTCAACAGCTTTTATCTTGGGAAGAGCAAGAAGGACCCGAGCATTTTCGATGATGTGGTAAATATCCTGGGTACAAAAGCAGATCGAATCCTGTTTGTGGATGATGATCCGGGAAATGTTGAAAGAGCAAAACAGAAAGGACTAAATGGTATTCTCTTTGTCGACAAGACTGAATTTTTAAATGAAATCTTGTTAATATCCCCGCCAGCATGA
- a CDS encoding thioesterase family protein produces the protein MDNLVEGYPVVIEIPVQWGEMDAFQHVNNIVYFRYFENARIAYFEKLDVIEFMKSTWIGPILAATSCRFKAPLTYPDKVLVAAKVTAIEEDRFMMDYRVVSTKHQKLAAEGDGVIVTFNYRENKKVIVPEELRLMIVKIENAANG, from the coding sequence ATGGACAATCTTGTGGAGGGGTATCCGGTAGTCATCGAAATTCCTGTTCAATGGGGAGAGATGGATGCTTTTCAGCATGTCAATAACATAGTTTATTTCAGGTACTTCGAAAACGCCAGGATTGCTTATTTTGAAAAGTTGGATGTTATTGAATTTATGAAAAGTACGTGGATCGGACCTATTCTTGCCGCCACATCCTGCAGATTCAAGGCGCCGTTGACATATCCCGATAAAGTTCTCGTTGCGGCGAAAGTGACCGCTATCGAGGAAGACCGCTTTATGATGGATTATCGAGTTGTCAGCACAAAGCATCAGAAATTGGCAGCGGAAGGTGATGGTGTGATCGTGACCTTCAATTATCGGGAGAATAAAAAGGTTATTGTACCCGAAGAGTTAAGGCTGATGATTGTGAAGATTGAAAATGCCGCCAATGGATGA